The genomic stretch CTCGGCCGACGCGAAGGCGCGGCACTACCTGATCATCGGTCCGTGGGACCACCCGGGCACGCGCACACCGAAGGCCGAGGTCGGGGGGCTGAAGTTCGGCGCCGCCTCTCTGCTGGACATGAACAAGCTTCACAAAGACTGGTATGACTGGACGCTGAAGTCCGGCACCAAGCCCGAATTCCTGAAGCAGCGGGTGGCGTATTACGTCACCGGAAAAGACGAGTGGAAATACGCCGACACGCTGGAGGCGATATCGAACCGGACATCGACGCTCTATCTGGGTTCCGCGGGCAAGGCGAACAGCGTGTTCGAATCAGGCACACTGGGGGCGAACGCGACCGCAGCGGACGCGGCGAAACAAGACCAGTGGACTTACGACCCGCTCGATACGCGGCCGGCGGAGATGGAGAAGGAAGACATTGCGAACCCCATCACCGACCAGCGCTACGCGCTGAACCTCTATGGCAATGGCGTGGTCTACCACTCGGTCCCGCTGGAGCAGGACACGGAGATATCCGGCTACCTGAAAGCGACGCTGTGGCTGGCGATGGATGTGCCCGACACCGACATCAGCGTGAGCGTCTACGAGATCCAGCTGGACGGGACGTCGATCGCGCTGACCAGCGACCTCATCCGCGCGCGCTACCGCGAGTCGCTCACGGAAGCGAAACTGGTGAAGACGGGCGAGATAAATAAGTATGAGTTCAACACGTTTCAATGGATGTCGCGCCTGGTGAAGAAGGGGAGCCGGCTGCGGCTGGTGATCGGGTGTCCGAACTCGATCTACGTGCAGAAGAACTACAACTCCGGCGGCGTGGTGGCGGACGAGAGTGGCAAAGACGCTCGCACGGCGCACATCACGCTGTATCACGACGCGCAACATCCGAGCGCGCTGGTGCTGCCGGTAGTGGACGCGAAGTAAGGAGAAAGCCAAATGGACCTGGGACTGAAGGGCCGCAGCGTGATCGTGGCGGGATCGAGCGAGGGCATGGGACGGTCCGCAGCCGAAGCCTTTGCCGCGGAGGGGGCGCGGGTAGCCATCTGCGCGCGCACGGAAAAGAAGGTCCACGCCGCGGCGGACGAGATCCGGGCGCAGCACAAGGGCGAGGGCGAGGTTTTTGCCATGGCGCTCGATGTGACCGATGCCGCAGCGGTGAAGAAGTTCGTGACGGCGGTCGCGGATAAATTCGGCGGAGTGGATGTCTGCGTGGCCAACGCGGCGGGGCCACCGGCGCGCAACTTCTTTACCGCGACGGATGACGAATGGCGCAAGGCGTTCGAGATGAACTTCATGAGCAACGTCCACTTCGCGCGCGAGACCATCCCATGGATGCAGAAGAAGCGCTGGGGACGGATCGTCACCATCACGTCGGTCTCGGTGAAGCAGCCCATCCCTGACCTGATCCTCTCGAACGCTGTCCGCGCCGCGGTGGTCGGCTTGGTGAAGAGCCTGGCGAACGAGTTTGGCAAAGACGGCATCACGGTGAACAACGTTGCTCCGGGATACACCGCGACGGAACGGCTGAAGCAGCTCGCGGCCACGCGCGCGCTCGCGGCCGGAGTGAAGCCGGAAGACTTCTACGAGAAGTGGGCGGCGGATACTCCGCTGAAGCGCGTGGCGCAGCCGGAAGAGGTGGCCGACGCCATCGTTTGGCTGGCGAGTGAACGGGCGTCATACATCACGGGGCAAACGCTGCTGGTGGATGGCGGGAGTTATAAAGGGGTGTGAGGGTGGCGCGCAGCGCGCGCGTCTTTCATTTCTGCGAGGCTTGGTTCCTCGACTCGCGCTCCCTCGAGCTGACTGCGACATTCGGCACGGCTGCACTGGTTCTCAGTCCTCAGTTGTGAGACGAGACCCGCTACTTCGGCGCGGCCCGCTGCTGGCGGCGGTAGGCGATGGATTCCAGGATCTGCTGGAAGCGGGGATGGTTGCGGACGTTCGCCAGCAACGGGTCGCGGCGGAACCACTGAGCGCGATCGTCGCCGTTGCGCACTGCGCGCTCCAGCCAGTCCAGGGACTTCTCCTTTTTCCCCTAGAACGGCGTAGAACTCGGCCGCGTAGGCCGTCATGTAAGGATTTGCGGCGGCGTACTTCAAGACTTCGCCGTCCATTTCCTTTAGTGCCGCCGCCCGCTTGCCTTCCAGGGCCAGCAGTTGCGCCCAGACGAGACGAAGCTGGTAATTTGCCCGATATTCCTTGCGCGCGCT from Acidobacteriota bacterium encodes the following:
- a CDS encoding CocE/NonD family hydrolase, yielding MGMLNARCLVVVLLIMTGVIFGQEQPPKAEVPQEVDLIWGVKVPMRDGVKLNATVYRPHDQKERLPVVFTFTPYISDSYHARAWYFAQHGYVFALVDVRGRGNSGGNFEPFANEGRDGHDVVEGLAQQPWSNGSVTMWGGSYAGFDQWSTLKELPPHLKTIVPVASAYAAADFPFFKNVAFPYEIQWLTYTSGVTGQGNLFGESAFWIQKFRERYMTNAPFRDLDKIVGNTSTVWQKWMAHPEPDAYWSAMAPTREQYARMNVPILSITGMYDGDQTGAMTYYREHMQYGSADAKARHYLIIGPWDHPGTRTPKAEVGGLKFGAASLLDMNKLHKDWYDWTLKSGTKPEFLKQRVAYYVTGKDEWKYADTLEAISNRTSTLYLGSAGKANSVFESGTLGANATAADAAKQDQWTYDPLDTRPAEMEKEDIANPITDQRYALNLYGNGVVYHSVPLEQDTEISGYLKATLWLAMDVPDTDISVSVYEIQLDGTSIALTSDLIRARYRESLTEAKLVKTGEINKYEFNTFQWMSRLVKKGSRLRLVIGCPNSIYVQKNYNSGGVVADESGKDARTAHITLYHDAQHPSALVLPVVDAK
- a CDS encoding SDR family oxidoreductase, producing the protein MDLGLKGRSVIVAGSSEGMGRSAAEAFAAEGARVAICARTEKKVHAAADEIRAQHKGEGEVFAMALDVTDAAAVKKFVTAVADKFGGVDVCVANAAGPPARNFFTATDDEWRKAFEMNFMSNVHFARETIPWMQKKRWGRIVTITSVSVKQPIPDLILSNAVRAAVVGLVKSLANEFGKDGITVNNVAPGYTATERLKQLAATRALAAGVKPEDFYEKWAADTPLKRVAQPEEVADAIVWLASERASYITGQTLLVDGGSYKGV